Proteins encoded by one window of Flagellimonas lutaonensis:
- a CDS encoding carboxypeptidase-like regulatory domain-containing protein yields MKRQLTATLLCIFLTVLCHSQEQRTIKGKVSDGKNPIENVNVSVVGKEVGTTTAADGSYEISVKTGDMLQFSHAGMKTIRILVEDVTRILNPIMVPDVTELDEVVVRGSNRKSQDELAKEYNIRKSLIRTTYGIIDAETAPGQVRILDEDEINDVALCVLDLLRNQFPGVTIVGDCFNGGAVIIRGFGSLNNPRTAVFDVDGMILNDAPIWIVPSAIKRIAVFNNLAMTTRYGFLGGGGVIVINTKGGSQYNFTENGKPYDHAKLRNNFADGRELTEEQLAANYPIYLRQLEAAPSFESAKAVYEEYAPRYKGSPYFFLDAYRHFYEKWDEAAYADGIIEENFGLFGNNAVLLKALAYHYEAQGRFTRANEIFKEVFILRPNYAQSYMDMANGYRNVGKAKEAAAIYARYDYLLEEGFMQPDTVGFGPIIEREFNNLLMLNRDKIVDVKKSKKLYVAEEDFEGTRLVFEWNDSEAEFELQFVNPMGQYYKWKHSLADNEEAIMAEKLHGYACTEYLIDGSLPGTWKVNVNYLGNKSLTPTYLKATVYHDYGTPSQRKEVKVFKLSLKNVNRQLFSLQKSSSVVAR; encoded by the coding sequence ATGAAAAGACAGCTTACCGCAACCCTTCTATGTATTTTTTTGACGGTCCTCTGCCATTCGCAAGAACAGCGTACGATAAAGGGCAAGGTCTCCGATGGCAAGAACCCCATCGAGAACGTGAACGTCTCGGTAGTCGGCAAAGAGGTGGGCACCACCACCGCGGCCGACGGCAGCTACGAGATTTCCGTTAAAACGGGCGACATGCTACAGTTCAGCCACGCGGGTATGAAGACCATACGCATACTCGTTGAGGATGTAACCCGAATATTGAACCCGATCATGGTACCCGACGTCACGGAGCTCGACGAAGTGGTCGTCAGGGGAAGCAACAGAAAATCTCAAGACGAGCTAGCCAAGGAATACAACATAAGAAAATCGTTGATTAGAACCACGTACGGTATCATCGATGCGGAAACGGCCCCCGGCCAAGTACGGATATTGGATGAGGATGAGATTAACGATGTCGCCTTATGCGTGCTGGACCTTTTGCGCAATCAGTTTCCCGGCGTAACGATTGTTGGGGATTGCTTTAATGGTGGTGCGGTAATAATTAGGGGCTTTGGTTCTTTGAATAATCCTCGGACCGCTGTTTTTGATGTAGACGGAATGATTCTGAATGATGCGCCTATATGGATTGTTCCATCCGCCATAAAACGAATTGCAGTTTTTAACAATTTGGCAATGACTACGCGATATGGTTTTTTGGGTGGCGGTGGTGTTATTGTAATCAACACAAAAGGCGGGTCACAATATAATTTTACGGAGAACGGCAAACCTTACGACCATGCGAAACTGCGCAACAATTTTGCCGATGGCAGGGAGCTGACCGAAGAGCAGTTGGCCGCCAACTACCCAATCTACCTGAGGCAGTTGGAGGCCGCCCCCAGTTTTGAGTCGGCAAAAGCGGTCTATGAAGAGTACGCCCCACGCTACAAGGGCTCCCCCTATTTCTTTCTGGACGCCTATCGCCATTTCTACGAGAAGTGGGATGAGGCCGCCTATGCCGACGGCATCATCGAGGAGAACTTCGGGCTCTTTGGGAACAACGCGGTGCTTTTGAAGGCACTGGCCTACCACTACGAGGCACAGGGCCGTTTTACCAGGGCCAACGAGATTTTCAAGGAGGTGTTCATCCTGAGGCCGAACTACGCCCAGAGCTATATGGACATGGCCAACGGCTACCGCAACGTGGGCAAGGCCAAGGAGGCCGCCGCCATTTACGCGCGATACGACTATCTGCTGGAAGAGGGCTTTATGCAGCCCGACACGGTGGGCTTCGGCCCTATCATTGAGCGGGAGTTCAACAACCTGTTGATGCTCAACAGGGACAAGATCGTCGATGTGAAAAAATCCAAGAAGCTGTACGTGGCCGAGGAGGACTTTGAGGGCACGCGGCTGGTCTTCGAGTGGAACGACAGCGAAGCGGAGTTCGAGCTGCAGTTCGTCAACCCGATGGGGCAATACTACAAATGGAAACACAGCCTGGCCGACAACGAGGAGGCCATCATGGCCGAGAAGCTGCACGGGTACGCCTGCACCGAGTACCTGATAGACGGTTCGCTGCCGGGCACCTGGAAGGTGAACGTGAACTACTTGGGCAACAAGAGCCTGACACCTACCTACCTAAAGGCGACGGTGTACCACGATTACGGCACCCCATCGCAGCGCAAAGAGGTGAAGGTCTTCAAGCTCAGCCTGAAGAACGTGAACAGGCAACTGTTCAGCCTACAAAAGAGCAGTTCGGTGGTTGCCCGTTAA
- a CDS encoding carboxypeptidase-like regulatory domain-containing protein yields the protein MNPIKYLLALFLACFCATGLSAQKDYKGRVIDAKTKEPIPYVNIGIVDAGVGTVSDEEGLFHLSLDKNLFKPDTPVLFSALGYKSFKIPLRSVPRLFNEYPDIAMQPTTLELNEVVVSDKATHFIEDVVGYLNNGEEAYGYWKDNIALGGELATKSWSRRVFEGSTA from the coding sequence ATGAATCCTATCAAATACCTACTAGCACTTTTTTTGGCCTGTTTTTGTGCAACAGGTTTGTCTGCACAAAAAGATTACAAGGGTCGGGTAATCGATGCCAAGACCAAAGAGCCCATTCCGTATGTAAATATTGGTATAGTCGATGCGGGTGTTGGTACTGTCAGTGATGAGGAAGGGTTGTTTCATTTGTCATTGGATAAAAATCTTTTTAAACCAGATACTCCGGTACTTTTTTCAGCCTTGGGCTATAAGTCCTTTAAAATTCCCTTGCGTTCGGTACCTCGGCTTTTTAATGAATACCCCGATATTGCCATGCAGCCCACAACATTGGAGTTGAATGAAGTGGTCGTTTCCGATAAGGCCACACATTTTATAGAAGATGTTGTTGGCTATCTAAACAATGGGGAAGAAGCCTATGGCTATTGGAAAGACAATATTGCACTAGGTGGTGAGCTTGCTACCAAATCGTGGTCAAGAAGGGTATTCGAAGGCTCGACCGCTTGA